The Vibrio crassostreae genomic interval CAAGGTGGCTGACGACATCAAGCGGCTTTGCTGGCTCTTGAAAGCGGAAAGCTGACTCTAAAACGGCACGTTTTTCTAGGTAACGCCACTCTTCTATGCCTTGTTGTTCTACTAATTTGATGTACTGAAATATCGCTTGGATGATGTTATCGGTTTTGGTTAAACCTTCGATGGTCAATGAGCAGCTGACCGTGAAATCACGGTAGTTACTGCCGCTCGCCCCACCACCCGCAGAGAGGGATGTTATCCAACCTTTCTCTTTGAGTTGCATCATCAAGCTACCTTCTCCTTCGTAACCCAATAGGTGTGCGAAGAATGACAGTGGTTTAACACCGTAGTGTTCGTCCATGCTTGGCATCGGGAAGGTTAAGATAAGTTTTCGCACTTCTTTAATCGGCTCAACACGGACTTGAACGCCCGTGCTTAACTCGCCGATAATCGGTACTTCAACCTTCTTGCCTTGCAGGTTGTGATTGGTAATCGAGCTAAAGCGATCCTCAACCCAGCCTTGCATCTCATCTAAGGATTGATTGCCAGACAGAGTCAGCGTCATCAGGTCTGCAGAATATTGTTGCTGGTGGAACGATAAGATCTCTTGTCGAATCGTCTCGCCGTTTCTGTCGCCCAACGTATCGATATTACCGACAGAAAACTTCGAGAATGGGTGATTGTGATTCACCAGTTCTTTGGTAACTTGGTACAGGCGTCGCGAATCGTCGTTGAGTTTCATCTTGTATTCGGAATCAACGGCTTGGCGTTCTTTATCTAATGCTTCTTCGTTGAACAGCGGAGCGGTAAAAAATTGGCTAAAGCGATCGAGTGCGGTTTCAAAGGCATTCAATTCAACATCAAAAAAGAAGCAGGTATGTTCAGTTCCTGTCCAAGCATTGTTGCTGCCGCCATGTTGGCTGATAAAACTTTGGAACTCTCCGACCTTTGGATACTTTTCAGTTCCTAAAAATAGCATATGCTCTAAGTAGTGAGCTAAACCCTCTCGGTCTATAGGGTCATCAAAATGCCCCACATTGACGGCTAATGCGGCTGCTGCTTTTTGAGCATTTTGGTCCTGAACTAACAGTACACGTAACCCGTTATTTAAGGTTATGTAGCGGTATTGATGTTCATCATTTGGGCTTAAGTGCACAGGAGCATCTCCAGAGAAGGTGGTTTTTAAATTATGTACCCGATGATTCGGCGTGCAAACCTTGTGATCATATTTTGGGATATGAAGTGCTTTTTGGTGATTTCTAAATCACTTTTATCGATTTTTATCAGTAATTTATTTTCTTTTAACAAGATTGTTAAGAAAGTCGAACTCTTTAGCAAGTGACTTGATATAATTATTTATATAGACTGCGGCTCCCTCTGGATTGAGGGCCAAACGCTAAGTAGCGTATCGCTGATATGGGATATATCGACTTTCGAAATGTTACGTAGACAGGACTGAACATGAAAATATTCATAATGCGCCACGGTGAAGCAGAACATTTTGCTAACTCGGATGCAGAACGAGCGTTAACTAAGCGCGGTAAGATGGCGTCTCTTGCGGTGGCTCAAGCTGCAAACGAGCAGGGCATCAGCCAGTTCGATAAAGTACTTGTGAGCCCATATTTGAGGGCACAAGAAACGTGGTTAGAGATCTCTCAGGTGTTTTCTGGAAAGAAAGTAGAAACCTGTGATGATATTACGCCTTATGGAATGTCCGACGATGTGTTTGATTTGACCGTGGCAATGGCTGAAGTAGAAAAACTAGAGACCATTTTATTTGTTTCTCATTTACCTCTAGTGGGCTACCTAACAGCAGAGTTTGCAACAGGCATGGCACCGCCTATGTTTCCAACTTCTGGCTTAGCGTGTATCGACTTCAATCTTGAGACACAAAAAGGCGAGTTACTTTGGAACATCAATCCATAGTCGACGCTTAATCTAAGTTGTCTCTCGTAAGCAAAATGAAAAGGGCACCTCAAATATTTGAGATGCCCTTTGTTGTTTTTGACGTCGAGCGGATTCGAAAACCAGAATTATTTCTCAGGGATCGATAACAGAACCAATAGTGCGCCATTGCCGCCGAACTCTAACGGCGCTTGGTGGAAAGCCATCACATCAGGGTGTTGTGCTAGCCACAACGGTACTTTCTGCTTAAGGATGTGTTTGCCAATGCCGTGTTGAACGCAGGCACACGCCACGCCTTCTTTAATGCAGTGCGCAATCATAGCGCCAAGCTCACGTTTGGCTTCTTGCTGAGTCATACCATGCATATCGAGATACACGTCTGGTACGTAGACACCACGACGCAGGCGCTTTACCTCATATTTAGATACATCATCACGCGCATAACGTGTTGGGCCGTCTTCGCTAAGGTGCGGAATGAACTCATCCGAGAAATAAAACTCGCTATCACTGGCTTGTCTTGCCGTTCGAGTAATTTCTTTTTGCTTGGCATTTCTTTTTGGCTGCTGGACTATGGTATCCTGTTGCAACTTTTTAACGCCCTTTACTGCATCGTTGAACAGGGCGAAATCGTCATCGAAGTCGGTGTCTTTTTTGCTCATCAGGTTATGAATTCTAATTAGAAACGTAATTAGCAGTATTGTAGCGCTTTTCGGAGACAATTTTGGATAAGATTTTTGTAGAAGAAGCGGTATCAGAACTACACACGCTTCAAGATGTGATTCGTTGGACTGTTAGCCGCTTTAACGCAGCTGGCCTATTTTATGGTCACGGCACTGATAACGCGTGGGATGAGGCAGTACAACTTATCTTACCTACTCTTTATCTGCCGATTGATGTTCCTTCGCATGTAATGAACTCTCGTCTAACGAGCAGCGAACGTCTGCGTATCGTTGAGCGTGTGATCAAGCGTATTAATGATCGTACACCAACGGCTTACCTGACGAACAAAGCTTGGTTCTGTGGCCTTGAGTTCTTCGTTGATGAGCGCGTACTTGTGCCTCGTTCTCCAATTGGTGAGCTAATCGAAGCTCAATTCCAACCTTGGTTAACTGAAGAGCCAGTTCGTATCATGGATATGTGTACGGGTAGCGGTTGTATTGCTATCGCTTGTGCGCACGCATTCCCAGATGCTGAAGTAGACGCGATTGATATCTCTACTGACGCACTTAAAGTTGCTGAGCAGAACGTTCAAGATCACGGCATGGAGCAACAAGTGTTCCCAATCCGTTCAGATCTTTTCCGTGATCTGCCGAAAGAGAAATACAACCTGATCGTATCTAACCCGCCTTACGTGGACGAAGAAGATATGAACAGCCTGCCAGATGAGTTTACTCATGAGCCAGAACTTGGCCTAGCAGCAGGTACTGACGGTCTGAAATTGGTTCGCCGTATCCTAGCTAACGCACCAGACTACCTAACTGATGATGGTATTCTGATCTGTGAAGTGGGTAACTCAATGGTTCATATGATGGATCAGTACCCTGAGATTCCATTCACTTGGATTGAATTCTCTAACGGTGGTCATGGCGTATTCATGATCACTCGTGAGCAACTTGTTGCTTGCGCTGATGAGTTCTCTATTTACAAAGACTAGGTTTCAATTATTAGGTTAGTGCCCCTATCTTAGGGCTGTAAGCTTAGAACCTGAAACTGAATAAGACGTTCGATTTGAAACGTTTTTATTTAAACGCCATGCAGCAATGCATGGCGTTTTTTATTGTCTAGATTAAAGATTTTTGTATTTATATCGAAGAAGTTCAGCACAATATTTAGTTGATTAATATGAGAGCTTATTACATATTGGTGTTTAATATTTGGTCGTTTTAGTGAGTTAAGGAGGATTCACGATGAGCTTTGATATATGGATTTATTATTTATTAGCGGTGCTAATTTTAACGGCATCACCAGGCCCAAGTTCTTTATTGTGCATGACCAAAGGTGTGCAATCTGGCTTTAAATTATCGATATTTACCGCCTTGGGGAGCTTAACTGCGATTACTGGCATTCTAACCTTATCGTTTACCGGACTAGGGGTAATTATTGCTTCGTCTGAAGTGGTATTTAATGTCATAAAATGGGCTGGTGCGGCTTATCTAATCTTCCTCGGCTGGAAATCACTGCGCTCTAGCCAACAAGATTATGACAAGTTATCGGATCAACAAGGCGGTGCTCAATCTGTCAAAGAAAGCGCTGCGCAGCATTACTTAAGTGGCTTTATTGTTGGCGCGAGTAACCCCAAAGCTATCTTGTTTTTTACTGCACTTTTCCCACAGTTTATTGATCCCTCAATTGCGCTATTACCACAGTTTACCGTGTTTGCTTTGACCTTCGCAGTGATGGAATTGTCTTGGTTACTGGTGTATGCCTACTTGGGCGCGAAGTCGTCAAATTGGTTGTTTGCGAAAGGTCGAGCCAAGGTCTTTAATCGTGTCACTGGAGGTGTCTTTATTGGGGCTGGTGCACTGCTTTCGACGACCAGTCGAGCATAACTTTCTGTTTTATCAGAGAGGTGAATGATTACAGAATATTCTTGATGCTGTCATAAAAGGTTAATATTAATGTGCTTGCTGCTTTTGGCGAAAAGCCGATATATTGTAGTTACACCATCACGTTCTCAAGGAGAGACATATGCAGCATCAAGAAATGATTCAACACAGTAACTTTGGCGTAATCAGTCGTACTTGGATTTTCTCTACCCTTTCTCTAGTGGGTATTCTTGCCCTAATGTAGTCAGCTTCATGGCTCTATAGTTTTAGTTTTTATTATGAAATCACTTGTTAAAAAGTCTTCAAAGCCAGAACTCTTTCTCTTATAAATGTGGCTTTTCTCATCAGGCTAGCCACTTAACTTTTTCTTAGTCATCTTCTTCTAGCAAGCTTCCCCTAGTCATTTACTCCTAGTCGCCCTTTCTCGTAGTCGTCTTCTTCCCCTAAAGCCGCCACCTTCTTCCTGTGGAATGGTTTATCACCTTACCTCTATAAACAAGCGCCATCGCACTTCTGAAGTTGTTACGAAACTGTGATAATCTTAAATCATCTTTTATCTACAGTGTACCGCTCATGTCTGTCTGGGATTCTATTTCATTTAACAATCGATTTACGGCATTACCTCGACTGTTCTATACCCCAATTCAACCTACACCGCTAAACAATGTTCAATGGCTCGCATGGAACCATAAGCTTGCGGATGAACTCGGTTTTCCGTCATTTGATGACGCCTCCGAAGAGCTGCTTGAGACGTTATCTGGCAATGTTGAACCTGAGCAGTTTTCGCCTGTAGCAATGAAATACGCAGGCCACCAGTTTGGCTCTTATAATCCCGACTTAGGTGATGGAAGAGGGCTCCTTTTGTCACAAGTTGTCGCTAAAAGCGGTGAAACGTTCGACTTACACCTTAAAGGTGCAGGTAAAACGCCATATTCACGTATGGGTGATGGCCGTGCGGTTATTCGTTCAACGGTTCGTGAGTATCTGTGTAGCGAAGCAATGGCAGGGCTTAATATCCCAACCACACGTGCATTAGCCATGATGACCAGCGACACGCCGGTTTACCGAGAGAAACAAGAGTGGGGCGCATTACTGGTGCGTGCTGCAGAATCTCACATTCGATTTGGCCACTTTGAACATCTTTTTTATACCAATCAGTTAGCTGAGCATAAGTTGCTGGCTGATAAAGTCATCGAATGGCACTTCCCAGAGTGTCTTGAAGAAGAAAAGCCATACGCAGCCATGTTTAATCAAATTGTCGATCGTACCGCGGAGATGATTGCGTTGTGGCAAGCAAATGGTTTTGCTCACGGCGTGATGAATACGGATAACATGTCAATCATCGGACAAACCTTCGATTACGGCCCGTTCGCTTTCCTTGATGAATATGACCCTCGTTTGATCTGTAACCATTCGGATTACCAAGGTCGTTACGCGTTCAATCAACAACCTAGAATTGGTATGTGGAATTTATCTGCATTGGCACACTCGTTGTCACCGTTGATAGAGAGGGCTGACTTAGAAGCGGCACTTGAACAATACGAACCGCAAATGAATGGTTACTTTAGTCAGCTGATGCGCAGAAAGCTTGGATTACTTTCCAAACAAGAAGGTGACAGCCGCTTGTTTGAATCTATGTTCGAGTTAATGTCGCAAAACAAAGTTGATTATCCAAGGTTCTTTAGAACGTTGTCGAACTTGGACACCTTACCACCACAGGAGGTGATTGATTTAGTTATCGATCGTGATGCTGGGAAGCTATGGGTGGATAACTACTTGCAACGTTGTGAACTTGAGGAGTGTTCAGTTGTAGAGCGCTGCGAAAAGATGAGGCAGGTAAACCCGAAATACATCCTCAGAAACTACCTAGCTCAGCTTGCAATAGATAAAGCAGAGCGTGGTGATAGCAGTGATATTGACGCATTAATGGTGGTGTTGGCCGATCCTTATGCGGAACACCCTGACTACGAACATCTTGCCGCGTTACCACCAGAGTGGGGTAAAGCGATGGAGATCAGCTGCTCGTCTTAAATCGGCTTATCAATGCAATACCAACAGATAGCGGTCGCTTAGTTGTGATCTCTATCTGTTTGTTCTTCTAATTTTATCAACATATCAATAATCAAATACTCGACCTGCCTATACACTATGTGAATAAGTTGTAAATTTAATAGGTTTGGGCGATGCCAACAAATACTCGAATTCTCGTGGTGGATGATGATCAAGAAATCCGCGAGCTGCTGGAAGAGTACCTCACAAAATCGGGTTTCGATGTCTCTTCTGTAGGAGACGGTGTTGAACTAGAAACTCATCTGCAAAACCAAGGTTACCCGGATCTGATTCTGCTTGATGTGATGCTGCCCGGTGACGATGGTTTTACCTTGTGTCAACGTGTCCGTAAGCAATCGAATGTGCCTATTATCATGCTGACTGCGGTGTCGGATGAAACCGACCAGATTATCGGGTTGGAAATTGGTGCCGATGATTATATTGCCAAGCCATTTAGTCCACGTCAGTTAATGGCGCGTATCAAAGCGTTATTGCGCCGCGTTCAAGTGGTGGATGACAAGCCGAGTGATGCACTGCCAAAGCAGATTATTTTTGGTGATTGGACGCTTGATACGCTTGCACACCGAATTTCCCACAATGAACACTCAGAAGAGATGGACTTGTCGGGCAGTGACTTTTCTCTGTTGATGCTGTTCTTAACTCGTCCTAACGAAGTTCTCGACCGTGACACCATCTCTTTCGCTACCAGAGGCCGCGAAGCGTTGCCTTTTGAACGAGGCATTGATGTGCAGCTTAGTCGTCTGAGAAGCCGATTGGGCGACAGCGGCAAATACCCTCACTACATCAAAACCATGCGTGGCAATGGCTATATTCTCGCTGTGCCTGTTCAGTATGAGCACTGAGCATGATCTAATGTTTATCAAGTAATGCTAATGAAGTATTTCGTATGAAATGGTTAAGTCGATTAAAACCAAATTCCTTGGTCGCAAGAACCTTGTTGTTGACTCTGTTAGCGGTGGTGATTGCTCAAGGTATCGCAACCTCTATTTGGTATAGCGAATCTAAACATAAAGAACTGGAAGGGATTCGCTCAGCCTCATCTAGCATGGCGAACATGTTTGCTTCAACGGTGACTTTCTTTCAGTCTTTACCCGTCAAATATCGCCACATCGTGTTAGACCAAATTCGAAATATGGGTGGCACGCGATTTTTTGTCTCTTTCAATAAAGAGGCTTTGATTGTTGAATCGATCCCCGATACTCGCTTAAAAACCGCCTCGATTGAAGCGATAGAAAGTGTTTTGAGTAGCAAGCTAAATAAAGTGGAATCAGTCCGTGTTGATTTCTCTCGCCCTGAACATCTCCGTTTGCTTAAAAATGACATATATTTAAGCGATCTCCCTCGATCGTGGGCACATCATACTTTAACGTTAGAACCTCTTAATCCACCTATTTTGGTCGTTCAGATAGAGCTAGCCAGTCACGAATGGGTGTATATTGCCGCACTGTTACCAGCTCCCTATGTAAAACTTGATGACACCATTCTTGGTCGTGAACAGGTGATCT includes:
- the sixA gene encoding phosphohistidine phosphatase SixA; translation: MKIFIMRHGEAEHFANSDAERALTKRGKMASLAVAQAANEQGISQFDKVLVSPYLRAQETWLEISQVFSGKKVETCDDITPYGMSDDVFDLTVAMAEVEKLETILFVSHLPLVGYLTAEFATGMAPPMFPTSGLACIDFNLETQKGELLWNINP
- the smrB gene encoding endonuclease SmrB, translated to MSKKDTDFDDDFALFNDAVKGVKKLQQDTIVQQPKRNAKQKEITRTARQASDSEFYFSDEFIPHLSEDGPTRYARDDVSKYEVKRLRRGVYVPDVYLDMHGMTQQEAKRELGAMIAHCIKEGVACACVQHGIGKHILKQKVPLWLAQHPDVMAFHQAPLEFGGNGALLVLLSIPEK
- the prmB gene encoding 50S ribosomal protein L3 N(5)-glutamine methyltransferase, with the protein product MDKIFVEEAVSELHTLQDVIRWTVSRFNAAGLFYGHGTDNAWDEAVQLILPTLYLPIDVPSHVMNSRLTSSERLRIVERVIKRINDRTPTAYLTNKAWFCGLEFFVDERVLVPRSPIGELIEAQFQPWLTEEPVRIMDMCTGSGCIAIACAHAFPDAEVDAIDISTDALKVAEQNVQDHGMEQQVFPIRSDLFRDLPKEKYNLIVSNPPYVDEEDMNSLPDEFTHEPELGLAAGTDGLKLVRRILANAPDYLTDDGILICEVGNSMVHMMDQYPEIPFTWIEFSNGGHGVFMITREQLVACADEFSIYKD
- a CDS encoding LysE family translocator, whose amino-acid sequence is MSFDIWIYYLLAVLILTASPGPSSLLCMTKGVQSGFKLSIFTALGSLTAITGILTLSFTGLGVIIASSEVVFNVIKWAGAAYLIFLGWKSLRSSQQDYDKLSDQQGGAQSVKESAAQHYLSGFIVGASNPKAILFFTALFPQFIDPSIALLPQFTVFALTFAVMELSWLLVYAYLGAKSSNWLFAKGRAKVFNRVTGGVFIGAGALLSTTSRA
- a CDS encoding protein adenylyltransferase SelO, translating into MSVWDSISFNNRFTALPRLFYTPIQPTPLNNVQWLAWNHKLADELGFPSFDDASEELLETLSGNVEPEQFSPVAMKYAGHQFGSYNPDLGDGRGLLLSQVVAKSGETFDLHLKGAGKTPYSRMGDGRAVIRSTVREYLCSEAMAGLNIPTTRALAMMTSDTPVYREKQEWGALLVRAAESHIRFGHFEHLFYTNQLAEHKLLADKVIEWHFPECLEEEKPYAAMFNQIVDRTAEMIALWQANGFAHGVMNTDNMSIIGQTFDYGPFAFLDEYDPRLICNHSDYQGRYAFNQQPRIGMWNLSALAHSLSPLIERADLEAALEQYEPQMNGYFSQLMRRKLGLLSKQEGDSRLFESMFELMSQNKVDYPRFFRTLSNLDTLPPQEVIDLVIDRDAGKLWVDNYLQRCELEECSVVERCEKMRQVNPKYILRNYLAQLAIDKAERGDSSDIDALMVVLADPYAEHPDYEHLAALPPEWGKAMEISCSS
- a CDS encoding response regulator, whose protein sequence is MPTNTRILVVDDDQEIRELLEEYLTKSGFDVSSVGDGVELETHLQNQGYPDLILLDVMLPGDDGFTLCQRVRKQSNVPIIMLTAVSDETDQIIGLEIGADDYIAKPFSPRQLMARIKALLRRVQVVDDKPSDALPKQIIFGDWTLDTLAHRISHNEHSEEMDLSGSDFSLLMLFLTRPNEVLDRDTISFATRGREALPFERGIDVQLSRLRSRLGDSGKYPHYIKTMRGNGYILAVPVQYEH